Part of the Oreochromis aureus strain Israel breed Guangdong linkage group 20, ZZ_aureus, whole genome shotgun sequence genome, atgagtaaaaaagaagtcaatgttcaaagaaaaactttgaaagactttTGGAAAGGCTGGAGCACTATtgttcaagaccactttaaaaatttacaagaaaatctggttctttggaagcaaaatgtaaagaaatgggTGGTGGCTTGAGACTTGTGCACAGTACTGAAACTTAAGTTGTTACGTTTTAGCTCTGATTATTTTTGGATAATTTGGTCTCACCTGACTCCTTTGCTATTAACCTCACTACAACTGTTCTATTTTCAGATCACACAAGACCAAGTTATCATGTCCCATAGTCCCCTGAGGATGTTTAAGAAGTTCCATGACAAATGTGTCTTGGTGTCAGGACAAGGACCTGTCCTGGAAATTGCTAAAAAGTATCCTAGAACTCTGCTTTGTTTGAATTTTACaatataatttatatatttacatttaaacttgAATATTACTTCTTCATTTCTCCTTAACATTTTGTCTTTAGTGTGGGCTTTAAGAATGTAATCAGTATTGATATGCTAAGAGAATCGTACCCATTGCTGGACATGGTGGATCACAACAGGAGACCAAAATTGCCGGTGAGATTTTACAATCTGGTGCACAAACATGATGTTGGAGATATGCATAATATAATGTCATGTACAGTGTCATAACTTTAATTTCCCTTCTTTAAATTTAGTCCAATCCCGTTGTCAGCCTTCCTAAAATTGAAGGTAAAAACAGTTAGCGCTTCTCAAATTAAACGTTTATCTTTTGTCATTGACATGGTACACTTACTAACATCTGCTTTGGTAGTTTTGAAATTCTTGCAATTTTGATGAACGCTGTTCTAATCTTTGAAtttcacacacagctgtggtttTGTTCGGCGAGCCGATCCGATGGGAAACCAACCTGCAGCTGATAGTTGACATTCTGTTGACCAATGGTAACCTCAGTAGTAGTCACCAACCCCAAAACACTCCTCACCTTCCCCTGCTGGCCTGCAACATGGACCTCATGTGGATGGCTGAGGCACATTCTCCTCGGTAAACGTTATAAAAATctgtctttttatttaaaatgttttaaataaattgtaCTTAAGAAACTAAAACAGTCTTTCAAATAATCAAATCAGTGTACTGACATATCTGTCTTCCACCGTCTTATTTTGTTCCAGGTTTGGCCATGGAACATTTCTTGTGTGCCTAGAGAACATCTACAAGAAGATAACCGGCAAAGATCTGAAGTATGAGGCTCTTATGGGAAAACCCAGTGAGCTGACTTACCATTTTGCAGAGTACCTCATCAGAAGCCAGGCCATGCAGAGGCAGTGGGAACTTCCCATTACTTCCCTATATGCTATAGGGTGAGACACCAGCTTTTAACTCTGTTTTGCCTTTATACTTAACATAAGACCAGAACTCACTTATCATGATGTCTGATAGACAGATAGGCTATCAAAGAAAAAGATTTTACTGAAATGTTGCTCAATATTTTGGTGAGAAAACTGTTCGCTTTTAAATGCTGATGTGTGTTAGTTAGCATGTCATTCTGTCATGCTTTAATTTGGGGACTTGCatgtttcacttcagctttttttttagctgatgGTTTGTTCTAATTCATATGACTTGCACTCAGCAGCAGGAAAAACCCCCACACATTTCAACACGTACTGATATATAGGTCAACCTAATGCATGCTGCCTGGGGCACAGAGTAATACCCTTTTCTTCTGCATTTTTAGGGATAACCTCATGACTGACATCTATGGAGCCAATCTGTACAACCGTTACCTGGAGGAGAGGGTTgcaagaaaaaaccccaaagctGTTGCTAAGATGGTGGCTGCCACTGGGTCCACCACGGCGGTGCCCAGGGAGGAAGAGATTGACAGCCTGTGGGAAAGCGAGCTCGCTCTGCCCTCTGCTACATCCTGTAAGTCTGTCCTAGTCTGTACAGGGGTGTATAACCCCAATGCAGAGGTGCCGTCTGATGCAAATCACTGCATCAAGGAGACTGTGTTCCACGGGCACCGGGACTTCATATTTGACCCTGGTCTCGTGGAGCCAGGCCATATCGTGCAGGATGTGGCAGAAGCTGTTGATCTCATCTTTGAGCAAGAAAAGTTTGTGCCTCAGTAGTATTTCGAGCCAACAGGCTTCGTGTGGTCGTGGAGATCCAAGTAGGGGGAAAGGGGGGGAAAGCGAGCATTAAACTGGTAGTACCACTTCATGTTCAGACCTCTAGAAGCCTAACACTGTGGACTTTGTTTAAAAACCTGACAGGGCATTGACATAATATAGGTCATCTAAAATTTTAACAATAAAGGAGatttcagaggaaaaaaaaaattacataacGGTTGTTTTTTTGATAGTCATTacctatttctttttttttttttttttttttccaataagGAAATGTGTAAGAACTGCCTTATTTGACCTTATTAAGTATCTTTGTTAGATAAAACTACTGTTCTAGATTGTTACAAACCCTGAAGCCATCCTATATTTATTTACAAGCTAATGACAGTGTTTTTAAGAAGCATATTAACATTTAATCTTTATTCTTACGGTGACCTTTTGTTATTGCATTTTTAGCCATTTGTTTACCCATTTGTCATGGTAAATCTATGCATGAATATGAGAGTAATTCTTGTATCTTTAAAACAACTGTTTGATGTGCAATTTTTTCCTCTAATAGCACTGTCTTTACAGTTTTAGTTTCGACAGCCTTGACCAGTTTTTGCACAGATCAGCCTTTGTGTTACAATATCATCCTTCCATAACATGGTTGTTATAATTTAGAAGGTCATTCTTAGTATAACTGACAGACCACTTGTAAGACAAATTTATACGTGTATACTGTATGTAAATACTGCTCAAAAAACTAGGAGAACAGTTTTTAACTTTGCTTTTTGGTGTAATTTTCAATCTAGCACACGAGGGGGTTGATGATTTCGGTTTCCAATGAGTCATTTGATTTTGCTCTCAAGATGTTACGCAGTGTCTGTtagtatgtgtgtatgtttcaACTTGAATATTTAAAGAGCCGATATGTGTTTTTCAAGCGTTCGCTTAATTTTTTGAGCAGACCGATAAATGTGTTAGGGTCAGAGTAAGGTTAGAGTAACTGTAATGAACAACTTTCGCACAACAAGTCAGAAAATGTTCTGGtgcatttaaaaatgtcaaatgtttaaAGATCTCTCTGATTAAAAGCAAACAGCATTAtaagaaaacaaagcaacaaaatGTGTCTCCCTGAGGAATTCTTGTTTGCTGACTCATGAAAGATTTTGCCCTTGTTTTGT contains:
- the zgc:77375 gene encoding haloacid dehalogenase-like hydrolase domain-containing 5, which gives rise to MRGLLPFYRGLYTLSNRQASRKAGIVGSRCGLCGTQSNSKPQPRFGLLFDIDGVLVRGRMPIPAATKAFEKLVNSQGQFVVPVVFVTNAGNCLRQTKADQLSHILGVPITQDQVIMSHSPLRMFKKFHDKCVLVSGQGPVLEIAKNVGFKNVISIDMLRESYPLLDMVDHNRRPKLPSNPVVSLPKIEAVVLFGEPIRWETNLQLIVDILLTNGNLSSSHQPQNTPHLPLLACNMDLMWMAEAHSPRFGHGTFLVCLENIYKKITGKDLKYEALMGKPSELTYHFAEYLIRSQAMQRQWELPITSLYAIGDNLMTDIYGANLYNRYLEERVARKNPKAVAKMVAATGSTTAVPREEEIDSLWESELALPSATSCKSVLVCTGVYNPNAEVPSDANHCIKETVFHGHRDFIFDPGLVEPGHIVQDVAEAVDLIFEQEKFVPQ